From a region of the Williamsia phyllosphaerae genome:
- a CDS encoding ADP-ribosylglycohydrolase family protein produces MILNAAQRDRAAGALLGSAAGDALGAGYEFTYPADDVVIDMIGGGPFDWAPGEWTDDTSMAMGVAAGLSPGRVDLDAIAAAFADWYGTSPPDIGNQTRSVLSGRDRTAVPMAARAASIAGRTGGNGSLMRTAPVALAFLDDDIACADAAAAISDLTHSDDRAREACQMWSAAIAHGIRTGSRDGLRQWVTDAPAHTRTYWEPLLDMAQYGSPADFPNNGWVVHALQTAWWAICAADGDLPRGLELCVRAGNDTDTTAAIAGGLLGACAGASAVPDRWRDMLHGYPGRTASDLAALAARITGN; encoded by the coding sequence ATGATCCTGAACGCCGCACAGCGCGACCGCGCTGCCGGAGCACTGCTCGGATCGGCTGCGGGCGACGCCCTCGGTGCCGGGTACGAGTTCACCTATCCCGCCGACGACGTCGTCATCGACATGATCGGCGGTGGCCCGTTCGACTGGGCGCCGGGGGAGTGGACCGACGACACGTCGATGGCCATGGGGGTGGCGGCCGGATTGTCGCCAGGGCGGGTCGATCTCGACGCCATCGCCGCGGCCTTCGCCGACTGGTACGGAACGAGCCCACCCGACATCGGCAACCAGACGCGCAGCGTGCTGTCGGGACGGGACCGCACGGCGGTGCCGATGGCGGCGCGCGCCGCGTCGATCGCCGGGCGGACCGGCGGCAACGGGTCGCTGATGCGGACCGCGCCCGTCGCGCTCGCGTTCCTCGACGACGACATCGCCTGCGCGGATGCGGCCGCCGCGATCAGCGACCTCACCCACTCCGACGACCGTGCCCGCGAGGCCTGCCAGATGTGGTCGGCGGCGATCGCGCACGGCATCCGCACCGGCTCTCGTGACGGACTCCGACAGTGGGTCACGGATGCGCCCGCGCACACGCGGACGTACTGGGAACCCCTGCTGGACATGGCGCAGTACGGCTCGCCCGCCGACTTCCCGAACAACGGCTGGGTGGTACACGCCCTGCAGACCGCCTGGTGGGCGATCTGCGCGGCCGACGGCGACCTGCCGCGCGGGCTGGAACTGTGCGTACGCGCCGGCAACGACACCGACACCACCGCGGCCATCGCCGGCGGGTTGCTCGGCGCGTGCGCGGGCGCGTCCGCCGTGCCCGACCGGTGGCGGGACATGCTGCACGGCTATCCCGGGCGCACCGCATCCGACCTCGCGGCACTCGCCGCCCGCATCACCGGCAACTGA
- a CDS encoding NUDIX hydrolase, whose product MVWTDAQGRALTDHPRPSVAVDVAVLTVLDGGLRVLVVDGPFGRALPGTFLHPGERLADAAARALLDKAGVGDLAFHQLGLYDDPARDDRGWVLSMAHGSASPAHGLPPTADLVEVVDGRAAQPLAFDHDDMVAAAVLDLRARYAEDADPDGLLDDRFTLLELRRVHEAVAGQQLPKDTFRRRMLAHVEGTGELVTADAGRPAELFRHIGRSATP is encoded by the coding sequence GTGGTGTGGACCGACGCACAGGGGCGAGCCCTGACCGATCATCCGCGGCCCTCGGTCGCGGTCGACGTGGCCGTGCTGACGGTCCTCGACGGCGGTCTGCGAGTGCTCGTCGTGGACGGCCCGTTCGGTCGCGCGTTGCCCGGGACCTTCCTGCATCCCGGGGAGCGGCTCGCCGACGCGGCCGCCCGGGCGTTGCTCGACAAGGCGGGGGTCGGCGACCTCGCGTTCCATCAACTCGGGCTCTACGACGACCCCGCTCGCGACGACCGCGGGTGGGTGCTGTCGATGGCCCACGGATCGGCCTCACCGGCGCACGGGCTGCCCCCGACCGCCGACCTGGTCGAGGTCGTCGACGGCCGGGCCGCGCAGCCACTCGCCTTCGACCACGACGACATGGTCGCCGCGGCTGTGCTCGACCTGCGTGCGCGCTACGCCGAGGACGCCGACCCCGACGGTCTCCTCGACGACCGGTTCACGCTGCTCGAACTGCGCCGCGTCCACGAGGCCGTCGCCGGGCAGCAACTGCCCAAGGACACCTTCCGACGGCGGATGCTCGCCCACGTCGAGGGCACCGGAGAACTCGTGACCGCAGACGCGGGCCGACCCGCCGAGCTGTTCCGACACATCGGGCGGTCCGCGACCCCCTGA
- a CDS encoding amino acid permease: MSVLRTKTVEAIQSDAAGGEGDGEGSGLRKTLRTRDLVGFGVGIVIGTGIFTLTGIQAKENAGPAVVVSFLIAGLVSMLAALCYAELASAVPTAGSAYTYAYATLGEVFAWIIGWDLVLEFALGAAVVARSWSGYLADLFGLPPSLFTEESTVNIGAVAIVLVLGAVAAVGVKESARVTNTLVLVKVAISVFIIIVGAFFMKKANLLPFIPTAEATTTKVNTIDQPLLQWLGGFEPATFGVSGLFTAAAVVFFAYTGFEAVANLSEETRNPARDIPRALLIVLGLCTALYVMVAFVVTGMQKYTDLDSSAPIAKAFDANNASWAGTFVAIAAVAGLTSVILVDIIAMSRIGFALGRDGLLPQSVAKSSPRFGTPFRFTVGTTIFVAILAGLIPLTDLSEMVSIGTLFAFLIVSIAVPILRRTKPGLKRPFRVPLSPIVPIISALACIYLMLNLVVGTWLRFLVWLALGMIIYLAYGRRHARLAAKLVDLPPEATATKTAE; the protein is encoded by the coding sequence ATGAGTGTGTTGCGTACCAAAACAGTCGAGGCGATCCAGTCCGACGCCGCCGGTGGCGAGGGCGACGGGGAGGGCAGCGGGCTCCGCAAGACCCTGCGCACCCGCGACCTCGTGGGATTCGGCGTCGGAATCGTCATCGGCACCGGCATTTTCACCCTGACCGGCATCCAGGCGAAGGAGAACGCCGGCCCGGCCGTGGTCGTGTCGTTCCTCATCGCCGGGCTCGTCAGCATGCTCGCCGCGCTCTGTTACGCCGAGTTGGCCTCCGCCGTCCCGACCGCAGGCAGCGCCTACACCTACGCCTACGCGACACTGGGCGAGGTCTTCGCCTGGATCATCGGGTGGGACCTCGTCCTCGAGTTCGCACTCGGTGCCGCGGTGGTCGCCCGCAGTTGGTCGGGATACCTCGCCGACCTCTTCGGCCTGCCGCCGTCGCTGTTCACCGAGGAGTCGACGGTCAACATCGGCGCCGTCGCCATCGTCCTGGTGCTCGGCGCCGTAGCCGCCGTCGGGGTCAAGGAGTCGGCGCGCGTCACCAACACCCTCGTGCTCGTCAAGGTCGCGATCTCGGTCTTCATCATCATCGTGGGCGCCTTCTTCATGAAGAAGGCGAACCTGCTGCCGTTCATCCCGACGGCGGAGGCCACCACGACCAAGGTCAACACCATCGACCAGCCGCTGCTGCAGTGGCTCGGCGGCTTCGAACCCGCCACGTTCGGCGTCTCGGGTCTGTTCACCGCCGCCGCGGTGGTGTTCTTCGCCTACACCGGCTTCGAGGCGGTGGCCAACCTCAGCGAGGAGACCCGTAACCCCGCGCGCGACATCCCACGGGCGCTGCTGATCGTGCTCGGTCTGTGCACCGCGCTCTACGTCATGGTCGCGTTCGTCGTCACCGGCATGCAGAAGTACACCGACCTCGACTCCAGCGCGCCGATCGCCAAGGCCTTCGACGCCAACAACGCCAGCTGGGCGGGCACCTTCGTCGCGATAGCCGCGGTCGCCGGGCTCACCTCGGTGATCCTGGTCGACATCATCGCCATGAGCCGCATCGGTTTCGCCCTCGGACGCGACGGACTGCTGCCGCAGTCGGTGGCCAAGTCGTCACCGCGGTTCGGGACGCCGTTCCGGTTCACCGTCGGCACCACCATCTTCGTGGCGATCCTCGCCGGCCTGATCCCGCTGACCGATCTGTCCGAGATGGTCAGCATCGGAACGCTGTTCGCGTTCCTGATCGTCTCGATCGCGGTCCCGATCCTGCGCCGCACCAAGCCCGGCCTCAAGCGGCCGTTCCGGGTGCCGCTGTCGCCGATCGTCCCGATCATCTCGGCACTCGCCTGCATCTACCTGATGCTCAACCTCGTCGTGGGTACCTGGCTGCGGTTCCTGGTGTGGCTGGCCCTGGGCATGATCATCTACCTCGCCTAC